Genomic window (Tenrec ecaudatus isolate mTenEca1 chromosome 16, mTenEca1.hap1, whole genome shotgun sequence):
TCACCTTAAACAGACTCAGATGGTTCCTGTGCAGGTCTGGTTGGTGGGTTGTTCCTTCGACGTGTTACTTCCATACTCCTCTGCTGCTACCACTTCCATCATCAGCCAGTTCTGGCAAGGGTTTCTTTAACATTGCTAATTTGTTCATTGCATTTAAAAAccacaagtcagtcctgagtagTAGCTAGAGGCATTGCGTTCTTCTTGGCCCTTCTTAAATCGCTGTTTTTAGAATTACAGCCTGCCCTTCTAGACCCTACCATGACTGACCACCAAAGCACAGCTCCTCACAAGTTCAAGAAGCCGAGCGCCCCGGTTGTGGTGCACCTTTATCAGATGAATTCTGAAGTAAACAACTTGAGATGCTTTAATGGCCTCTTACGAACTTCTTTCTAGAACCAAAAACTTTTGCTAGAAAATCAACTTTTGCGAGAGAAAACTCATGGCCTCATCGTTGAGAACCAGGAGTTGAGAGTGCGCTTGGGGATGGATGCGCTGGTTAGTGAAGAGGAGTCAGAGACCAAGGTAAGTTGTCTCCTGTATTTTGCGCCCTCACATGAGAGCAGGTCTTGAGTGACATAAGCCACCTCTCTTGGCCCCTTTGTTTCCGTTAACATTCTGGAGGTACAGGTGTTCTTGACACGATCCTTTAGTTCTCAAACATTTCCATGGAGGCAAGGTGCCCTTTCTTCAATGACACTCATTTTCCAAGTGTGTACTCGATAGTACTAAGTTCCAGGAATTTGATTAAGTTACATGGCCCAGAACTCAAAACTGTCATCAAGTACGTTcttactcacagcaaccctgtagagcagggtagaattgcccctgtgggttttggagacagtAACACTTAATAGTAGACgaccttcctcccaaggagcagctggtggttttgaattgctgacctggaggttagcaacccaatgtgtaaccaccataccaccagagctcctctactAGGAGGTATTAAGAAATACAGTTGCCACCAAGATGGACCAGGCAGACATATAAGACTCCAAACGGGAGGATGGTCAAATCAGACTTGAAGGCTACTAACAGTGTAGTTGCCCTTCGATTCTACTGTATGAATGAGTCGGTTAAGGATTCGTGAGACACCGCTCTCTGATAAGAGTAATGGCAAATGGATGACAGACCTTGAATGGATGCTCAAGGATGGACAACGGGGCAATTCTGTGAAGGTAGCATGTAGGAATGTGTTTATCAAAAAGATTCTAGGACATGTGcactttattaaaaatttttgtttaagACTTATCAGGATGGCCTCTGCACTAGATAGAAAAAAGTATCACCCCACAGAGCCCCATTTTCTTAGCCTTTCTTGAGAAATTCAAAAGGCCCTGACAAAACTAAGGGCACTATAGAACTGGTTTTCTAGCTTTCTTGGTAGCATCCTTCAAGCCTTTGGGCTGCCTGTGTACTCATCCAGTTTTCATCTCCAGGGGAATGAAACGAGGCCAGTGACCGGGTCTGCTGAGTCCGCAGCACTCAGACTACGTGCGCCTCTGCAGCAGGTGCAGGCCCAGTTGTCACTCCTCCAGAACATCTCCCAATGGACTCTGACGGTGTTGACTCTTCAGACTCTGAGGTAGGGATCATGCTGAATGGTCAAAGCGCTGTATAACTCAATAGTGCCACCTTTTTGGTGTCTGGCATCTCTTAACTAGAGAGGTGAGGACAGAAGCTGGTGTGAGTGAGGTTAAAGGTGTCTTAGGGTGCTGAGTGGGGTCATCCCATAGCATCGTGGTTCATTTACAGCAGGAAACCTTGTCCTGAGGGTTCTGGGGACATTCTCAAATGCATTCTGATAGTTGGTCTTACTTGCCTTTTTGCTTCTTTCAGTCTGATATCCTTTTGGGCATTCTGGACAACATGGACCCAGTCATGTTCTTCAGGTATCTTTCCCCAGAGTCGACCAGCCTGGAGGAGCTCCCAGAGGTCTACCCAGAAGGACCCAGTCCCTTACcagcctccccttctccaccactGGGGACGTCACCAGCCAAGCTGGAAGCCATTAATGAACTAATTCGTTTTGACCACGTATACACCAAGCCTCTCATCTCAGAGATAACATCTGAGACAGAGAGTCAAGTTGATCTGGTAGTGAAAATCGAGGAAGCACCTCCCAGCCCCTCAGAGAATGATCACCCTGAATTCACCATTGCCGTGAAGGAAGAACTTGTAGAAGATGACTTCATCCCAGAGCTGGGCATCTCAAACCTCCTCTCTTCCAGCCATTGCCTgaaaccaccttcctgcctgctggacaCCTGCAGTGACTGTGCATATGAGGCCTCCCCTTCTCCTTTCAGCAACATGTCCTCCCCACTTGGTGTTGACCATTCTTGGGAAGACACTTTTGCCAATGAACTCTTTCCCCAGCTGATTAGCGTCTAAGCAGCAATTCAGTGCTGCCATCCTTGTCCTTGTGTATTAACATCACTGCCTGGAGGATAGCAGGGAGGCTCGCCTGTTCTACAAGCCAAAGTAGAGGGGTGCTGTCCTAGAGAATTCCTCTACGTATTGTCTGTTCAGATCTCATAGGTGACCCCAAGtattgtcttctgacatccaacaGCCCGAATACCCGGctctgacagtaattcaaaatcGACAGCTTTTAAGCTTGTGCCTATCTTAACGGCACTGCCCTAAAATAGTTGTTACGAGGTGACCACGCAGACAATAAGGGTTGTTGCACGAATGTCTTCACGTAGACATGGTCTCATTTCTCCTGCCCCTTCAGCATACCAGGCATGCTTCCAATTTTAGGTCCTTAGGCTTGTTCCCGGAAGCAGATACCTACCTGAGGGGGGCAACTTT
Coding sequences:
- the XBP1 gene encoding LOW QUALITY PROTEIN: X-box-binding protein 1 (The sequence of the model RefSeq protein was modified relative to this genomic sequence to represent the inferred CDS: deleted 2 bases in 1 codon), which translates into the protein MVVVAAAPSPTSGAPKMLLLSSKPATAAAGDPTGRALPLMVSEAAGGGPPQARKRQRLTHLSPEEKALRRKLKNRVAAQTARDRKKARMSELEQQVVDLEEENQKLLLENQLLREKTHGLIVENQELRVRLGMDALVSEEESETKGNETRPVTGSAERSTQTTCASAAGAGPVVTPPEHLPMDSDGVDSSDSESDILLGILDNMDPVMFFRYLSPESTSLEELPEVYPEGPSPLPASPSPPLGTSPAKLEAINELIRFDHVYTKPLISEITSETESQVDLVVKIEEAPPSPSENDHPEFTIAVKEELVEDDFIPELGISNLLSSSHCLKPPSCLLDTCSDCAYEASPSPFSNMSSPLGVDHSWEDTFANELFPQLISV